A window of Pangasianodon hypophthalmus isolate fPanHyp1 chromosome 29, fPanHyp1.pri, whole genome shotgun sequence genomic DNA:
TTCCCCTCCAAGCTGTGCGTTTGTCACTTTTGAGAAAATGGAGTCGGCAGATCAGGCTGTAGTAGAGGTCAGTGTCAAATCTCAGCACTTACACGTCCTTTTATTAACGTTCTTTACAAACTGCTAATATGGTTCTCTGATTTTAGCTGAATAACACCACAGTGGGTGACATCACCATCAAAGTCAGCATCGCTAGAAAGCAGCCCATGCTGGATGCAGCTACGGGGAAATCAGTCTGGGGTTCTCTGGGTGAGTAAAACCAACGTGCCGTGATTCTCGAGAGATTCTCACATTAAGCCTTGTTTTGTTTAAGCTACACAAGTAatgaattaaaggaaaaaccaacccATCAACGATTCAGTGAcaccctgtggatgggggcggagtcatcttggaagagaccacgcccatcacaAGAGAAAAGTTTTATCATCTGCTAAAGAAAAACtttgtactgatttgcagtgatgctttaAATCAATGccagtaaaatatatacataatagagccaccatgttttttcctttaatttgtcacctttATGTTTTTCAGACACATGTTTATTTAcgtcttgtttttattttgcagctGTCCAGAACAGCGCCAAAGGCTCGTACAGGGACAAGCGGAATCAAGTCGTCTACAGTGAAGATTTCATCTgagcatttcacacacacacacacacacacttttttttttttaaatgcagaactGCTATTGGTTTTCTGCTTTCTTcccctgttgtttttttttcatgcgaATCATACAGCTGTAAGactttcattaaaatactttagagtgtgtagagCGTGTATTTATAGTTCATACAGTAATCAGCTTTACTGTGCTTTGGCATTACAGCGCTCAATAAAGTTTGAACAGCTGTAAATAGCGATGTGTATCTCTTTTTGTGAGAACGTTACTAATACATTAGTAACAATCTGATAAGGATTCAGTAATTAACaaggcatgctgttagaggaaaataatgaatgatggGGTAGATCATTTTCCTGAAGCATGTCTTCTTATAACAGcaatttaccatttttattcattcaagaATGCTACATATTTTATctatttctagttacatttgatgttatggaacatctgcaaaataaGTTATttctcactagcctctcttttttttctcttgaagttaataagacaaaaaaaaccctaaagttttagctttaactctgactgttacaaatcactgacactggagactccttctgaaaaaaaagctaaatgaacgtctcctcacagaaaacttcaacattaAAATCAGCATAGGTAGATCAtcctccatacaagtctctgtgtaattAATATAAGCTGCTGTTACACAAAATCAACCACGCTGTAGTATAAAGCTAATATTCTGCACTTAGGACTGAATTCAGCCAATGCTCTTAAACAGGCACAACAGAAAATGCAAATCATTCAGACACAAACGTGTGTAAAAGTCATCGTTTATCAAGTCCATAATGTTTTGCAGAAAAAGAAGGGGAAAGAAATCCATTAAAgctccctgtttttttttaattgattgtAAATGACAACATATCGTAGCTAAAGACACAACATGAAACAAAACGTTACACTTGATTACAACGTTACTGGCTTGTTGCTAACTGGTTTATTCGACTAGTTACAAGCTATTTACCgaatacacatacagacaatTACACCGACACTGATTTTGTTCCTGTTTTTATTCTCCACAATGCAGTCTGTCAGCACAGTGTTCAGATACTAATTTATCAATGAGGCACAGATGTTCTCAAGTCTGAAGAACCAAGCCCTCATTAACTAAACAGGACGTGGCTAGTGAGGCATCAACATAACTAATCTGACTTTCAGACTTAGGGCCAGACTCTGACTTCGGGATCTTTAGGCTCCTCGCATCTCTGTGCGTCTTCTGACTCTTAAAGGAATGGCTTTATACTTTCCTCAACGCAAGTGATCAGCCAAGACAATGTTTGGGCTTCCAGTTTTGCTCTGGAGCTATCAGGCTAATGTAACAAATGATAAACATGCATCTCTTCCAAATTCTTTAGCATAAAATCTTCAACTTTGaacttaaatttgtaaatagCGACAGTTTAAGGGTTGTCTGAGGCAAGGGTATTAAGATTTGCGCATGAATAAGCAAGGcagagggtgccaatactttaatctgcgtaaaaacacaagaaagaaTACTGAGTGCAAACCTGTGCAGGCTATACCAGTTAAAATACAAGTTTCTCATAGGTATTTAGCACACTACATtagattatattacattattatattattaccctatgtagtgagcatttATATGGataaagaaagtaagaaagataaataataataaaataaaatactaaaaacatAGCTAAAAGTGACCTGCTTTGGTTTATGTGATACTGATAATGGGCCTCAGTTACCCATCTTTTAATaataagttgtgttttttttccttcaataccaaatttttttgtgtaaaagctCCTACGAATGATTAACGAATAAATCcgttcgtatccagcttgataaatgcgGCTCAATGTTTGTTCTATTTGTGGCTGTATAAAGTTAGAAACTTTAAAATTATTCAATGAACTGCATGATTTGTTGtggcacattatttaaaatactgaataactgattaattagttttctttttctttttttgtactcaagtattaaaatacaaaattactCAAAACAGCAGTCACTAACATGGAGATGAAATTAGATGAAAATATTCTGAGTGAGAAGACTTGCAATACTTGTTCCAGACGTTTCAACCTCTGGCCTAAAAACAAAGGTCAGGAACCTGTAACTTGTTCACTAAATTATCCTGGTAGCTCCAGTGCATAATCAAAGAAGCAAATGTTCAGATACCAAACATGACTTAATTGATTGGCATAAAGTGTAAATGAAAAATTTCACCAAACCACACCTGATGTGGTTTCCTTTGCTTAGCTCAAGTTAGGATTCAATTTAGCACATTGTAGGTGGATAAGATGTTGTCAGAATCTGGCCCTTAATCCTCACCAGAACTGTCCCTCTATCTCAATAATGCTACTTTAGATTCCATCCTGAAAAGTCATCTTAAACTCCTCCTCCTATAGCCGGCTCCTCACACTCCCTCTGGATCTCCAGGTAGTTCTGCGCGGTGGTCTTGCCGTGCTGCTCCTTCAGGTGGCGCCGCAGCGCGGGTTTGTGGGCGAAGCAGATGCGGCAGAAGGCGCAGACGTGCGGCCGCTGTCCGCTGTGCATGTTCATGTGGTCGGACAGCGTGGACTTCTGCGTGAAGGTCTTGTGGCACAGCGGGCAGCTGTGGAGCTTGGCCGAGCGGTGGACGGCCATGTGGCGGTTCAGGTTGCTCGTCTGGCTGAAGTGTTTGCCGCAGCACGGGCACACGTACAGCAGGTGGGTGGAGCGCGAGTGCGCGGCTAAATCTTCCACTGAAGAAAACGCCAGGCCGCACTGCTCGCACGCCACCGAGCCCGTCACGCAGGATGTGGAGCCCACGACAGCCACAGAGTCCTCACCACCGTCTTCATTAGTGGGCAACGATACGACTCCTACATCGTCCTCAGCGCTTGCTCCGTCCATGCTAAAGTGACCAGGGCCACCATCGGAACCTGCCGCATCTCCTTGGCATTCCGACGGCTGGTACTCCACCCGCATCGGACCCTCTCCGAGAGCCAAGTAGTCTTGCCCCATCCCTGCTCCGAAACTCCCCATGATCTCCTCGGAGGTGGGAAAGCGCCAAGCCTGCTGAAAGTTCCCCAAAGGCCTTCGTTCACGGTAGGTGTAGCGCTTCCTGTGCTTGAAGCCCCGCCCACGGCCGCCCCTGGGCTCCCCGAATCTCCGTCTCCAGATGCGCACTCCACCCCTCGGGCTGCTGCCCGGCGCTCCACCTTCATCCCTGCTCAGATCCTCTGCATGTGGATGTGTCAACTGTCGTACGGCTAACACGTCCACTGCGTCTCCGGCATCCTCCTGGACTCCTGAGTTCTCCTCGACGTCATGGTGCTCGTCCCTGATGCGCACCTCGAACACGCTGAAGTCGTTTCTGCTCTCTTCGTCCTCAACACCTCCGGAGTGCTCTGAGGCTCGAAGCTGCAACATTGACACATTAATCAAACGTCAGTGATTTATTAAAACCTTACAGAAGGGATGAGTGATTTAGCCAAAAAAGCTGAATGACTCACTTAAAAGACTCAGTGATTCGATTCaatgctgaaatattttcttttaggTCTGAAAGTGAACGCTTATAGTTACGTCAATTCTCCTCAGCCTGGGCTTGACCTCCACCTTTCCTGAGATATCTAATCAAGCCGTTAACAGATATTTACCCGCGCTATAGAAAAATCAGCCTCATCTCTGGGCTGAACACCGGCGTGTTCGACTCCTGAGACCTGCGGCTCCTCCTCTGAGCTGTGAGGCTGCAGTGACGAGGCACGCTCAGAAGGGGGCGACATATCGTCCAGAGAATGAGTGCTTCCACTGACGATTGCTGCCATAGCCTGTGATTCTTCTGTTTTTACAGACTGAACAAGTGACGATGGAATGAACAGAACATCCAAATGAGTCAAATGTAAAGAGAAGAGCAGCATTAAATCTGAATGTGCTGGATTGAATTTGACTTACTCCTGAACTGCTGCTCTTCGACTGCAGGTACTGACTCAGAGCCACTCGGCACTTCTCCACCACGTGCTCCATTTGGAGGTAGCTTGCTGCCGTCAGGTAATTTACGATCTCTTTGGCGCTAAACTGCAGGATGCCCGTGTAGCAGGACTGCAGCAGCTCTCGGATCACTGTGGAGCTGTGCAGCACTGACACCTGCTGCAGaaaacaccaccaacaacaacaacaaataaaacagaaggaACTTTGCTACTACCAGTTACCTTAGAAATGACAAACCAGTATTGTTCTCTGCAAATAGAACAGAAGACACACTTAATTAACAATGGACTAGAGAAGTGCATTCTGCTGAAGCACTACACAGAAGGAGTGAGTACTCGAGTACTGAAATTCCTCAGGAGGGCGGTCGATCCCACATCTCTGTTGCCTGCGAGGCAAATTGCAGTTGTAATGAAAACACTCAAAACCTTCCCATCCCCCTGCCAACTGACCCTCGCTTATGACTTCATGCCTTGGCTCTACTAAGGCTAGGGTAGAGTTCATTTACGAGCTGAACTTAATTACAGAAGCCTAAAATAGAGACACTACCAACATCTTTACATGCTTTCCAAAATATCTTTAAACTAGCATAATTATAATGCGGGGTGGGAAAATAATTGAATTCATGTCTAACCCTCCAGACACTGTACTCCAGTCACATTGTTTAGAAACAAAAGGAACTAAGCTAAAAATGGGTTGCCAATAAAATTTAACCCGAGTGCATGAGGAGCTTCTGGGCTAGCCGGCTCCATTAGTATGAAATGGTATTAATGTGATTTTGCTGGCTAAATTCTTGCTTGAGTTTATACTCAGTTGATGTTTACTGTGTAGCAAGTGACACCAATGAACTAACGGGAGCATATTACATTTCAGTGCATTTGCAAACAAAGATTTAACCactttgtaattattaatttaaagttaTGTGTAAAACATTAATGATTTGACATTTTGTTGTAGGTCTGTTTAATCTTTTGAggccttttttgtcttttgggaGAAAACCATGAAGTGCTGTATTTTTAGCCGAAaattttctgtggctgaaaatTTGGTgtgtccctaataaatatagtgaactgatgttaaatatgtaCTTGTCTACTATTTTCTAAGCTAGCTAACGACATTTATAGATTTGATTAGAAATCATTTAAagctcaaaacattctccattgtGCTTGACAGAAAGTCAAGGCGATGGTTTGTTCGAGCAGGAAAATCAAGTCCAGGCGAGAGCACCGGGTACTAATGTCAAACTGGGGGAGGGGGAAAGGGGCGGAGTTtacctgtcaatcattccagttTCATAAGTCGATTAATTTGTCTCCCATTTCTACTGGGGGGGAAAAGAAGACttgctcttttggcatatttttgaagGTTAACTCTAAAGTCAAAATTTCTGAGCTCCTACGCAAAATACGTCTGGCAGATCAGTATGCGTATCAAATGAAAGTTGTTTTGAAgggagcagtttttttttttttaaacctcattTATGgtctggacaaaaaaaaaaaaaaatgctgacgAGCCCACCATCATCAGTAGCAGCATACTACAAGGATGAGTTAATGCTGGGCAATGATGACTAAAAAATGTTAGATTGGACAGATAAGGTACAAGCTAGCAGTTTGTCCACTCATGATTACTGGTTTAGTAACACCTTTAAATGAGATCCTTCATCTCTAGAAGACttatatttaattgtttgaTACTTCAGTCTATGCCAAATGTTTAGATCATGTTAGgagatttaataaatacatattgcATCGTTAATTATTGCTCGCACGTCTCTACGACAGACCCCTCAGAGACTTCAGAACCCAGAACCCCCCATTTGCCTAGCGGTTTCTCCCGAGTCACACCTGAAGCTCTGCAGAGGGGTTCAGTAAAAACTGGTCCCTGAGGAAGGCCGAGCCGGCAGCCAGCACCACTTTGTGACCCCGGAACATCTGCCTGCCGCCGGCCATGATGGTGATGTCGCAGAAGTGCCGCTGCTCCCGCAAGGAGTTCATGTTCCTCAGCGCAGCGTCGCTGTGGCCAGGCAGGCGGAAACACACCACATCCATCTGCACACACGGAGCAGTCAGAATTATTACTTCAACAGCTGCAGTTATTCCTACCTGAGACTTTAATGTTCATCAacacaaaaacagcaaacatgCACTGTGAATGTACACGTGGCAGGATGAGAGGAACCTGACGGACCTCGTAAAGCTTCTCCTCGGATCTTAATTATTCCACGAGATTGGTTAGCTTAGTACCAAAATATacaagatttacatttatggaatttggcagacacccttatccagagcgacttacaattatctcattaatatagggttaagggccttgctcaagggcccag
This region includes:
- the LOC113543872 gene encoding zinc finger and BTB domain-containing protein 12 isoform X2, with amino-acid sequence MDVVCFRLPGHSDAALRNMNSLREQRHFCDITIMAGGRQMFRGHKVVLAAGSAFLRDQFLLNPSAELQVSVLHSSTVIRELLQSCYTGILQFSAKEIVNYLTAASYLQMEHVVEKCRVALSQYLQSKSSSSGSVKTEESQAMAAIVSGSTHSLDDMSPPSERASSLQPHSSEEEPQVSGVEHAGVQPRDEADFSIARLRASEHSGGVEDEESRNDFSVFEVRIRDEHHDVEENSGVQEDAGDAVDVLAVRQLTHPHAEDLSRDEGGAPGSSPRGGVRIWRRRFGEPRGGRGRGFKHRKRYTYRERRPLGNFQQAWRFPTSEEIMGSFGAGMGQDYLALGEGPMRVEYQPSECQGDAAGSDGGPGHFSMDGASAEDDVGVVSLPTNEDGGEDSVAVVGSTSCVTGSVACEQCGLAFSSVEDLAAHSRSTHLLYVCPCCGKHFSQTSNLNRHMAVHRSAKLHSCPLCHKTFTQKSTLSDHMNMHSGQRPHVCAFCRICFAHKPALRRHLKEQHGKTTAQNYLEIQRECEEPAIGGGV
- the LOC113543872 gene encoding zinc finger and BTB domain-containing protein 12 isoform X3 encodes the protein MDVVCFRLPGHSDAALRNMNSLREQRHFCDITIMAGGRQMFRGHKVVLAAGSAFLRDQFLLNPSAELQQVSVLHSSTVIRELLQSCYTGILQFSAKEIVNYLTAASYLQMEHVVEKCRVALSQYLQSKSSSSGLRASEHSGGVEDEESRNDFSVFEVRIRDEHHDVEENSGVQEDAGDAVDVLAVRQLTHPHAEDLSRDEGGAPGSSPRGGVRIWRRRFGEPRGGRGRGFKHRKRYTYRERRPLGNFQQAWRFPTSEEIMGSFGAGMGQDYLALGEGPMRVEYQPSECQGDAAGSDGGPGHFSMDGASAEDDVGVVSLPTNEDGGEDSVAVVGSTSCVTGSVACEQCGLAFSSVEDLAAHSRSTHLLYVCPCCGKHFSQTSNLNRHMAVHRSAKLHSCPLCHKTFTQKSTLSDHMNMHSGQRPHVCAFCRICFAHKPALRRHLKEQHGKTTAQNYLEIQRECEEPAIGGGV
- the LOC113543872 gene encoding zinc finger and BTB domain-containing protein 12 isoform X1, encoding MDVVCFRLPGHSDAALRNMNSLREQRHFCDITIMAGGRQMFRGHKVVLAAGSAFLRDQFLLNPSAELQQVSVLHSSTVIRELLQSCYTGILQFSAKEIVNYLTAASYLQMEHVVEKCRVALSQYLQSKSSSSGSVKTEESQAMAAIVSGSTHSLDDMSPPSERASSLQPHSSEEEPQVSGVEHAGVQPRDEADFSIARLRASEHSGGVEDEESRNDFSVFEVRIRDEHHDVEENSGVQEDAGDAVDVLAVRQLTHPHAEDLSRDEGGAPGSSPRGGVRIWRRRFGEPRGGRGRGFKHRKRYTYRERRPLGNFQQAWRFPTSEEIMGSFGAGMGQDYLALGEGPMRVEYQPSECQGDAAGSDGGPGHFSMDGASAEDDVGVVSLPTNEDGGEDSVAVVGSTSCVTGSVACEQCGLAFSSVEDLAAHSRSTHLLYVCPCCGKHFSQTSNLNRHMAVHRSAKLHSCPLCHKTFTQKSTLSDHMNMHSGQRPHVCAFCRICFAHKPALRRHLKEQHGKTTAQNYLEIQRECEEPAIGGGV